CCAACGAGCCCCACCTCCGTATAATCGGTGACGAAACCACCCATCAAAAAGGCAAAGGTGTTTCCGAGGGCACCGGTATTTTTATAAATCTCAAAGGCGAGAGGAGCCGATCCTTCGGAACATATTTCGATGACGGTAGCCGCTACCAGGGTCAGGAGCAAACCGGTCACGGTTCGTCCCAGGTAGTTATTAAAGAAGGTGGGAGGGACAAAGGCGCCGATCAGACTGGCGAGCGTTATCCCAATCAGCAGCCACCAGAGGATCATGTTGGCGAGGCTCCAGGAGCCGTGCAGGATCAGAACAAGGTCGCTCCCTATCTTCTTTAAGGGCGCGTGAAGATAGACCGCCCTGTTCCGGTTCCATCGTCTCTTGAGGTCATTCCCGATTGAGAAATCTGAGTCGACGGTTAACGTATTCTTGTTTTTTTCAATCAGCCCTGCTCGATCGAGGGCCAAGAAAATGAATCCCGTGACGATTGAGACTAAGATGGCAGAGAGGATGATCAAAAATCCGTTGATCTTGAAAAGGCTCACGAGAAGCAGGGTGACGGGAAGATTCGCCCAGGGGCTTCCCAGGAGAAAACTGATGATCGCCGGGCCGGAGGCCCCCTTTTTGTGAAGTTGCATCGCAATGGCCAGAATTCCATGACTGCAGGCGCTTAGGATCAGGCCGAGACCTGCAGAATAAATAATGGTCCGTTTGGAAGGATGTGCCAGGATTTTTGAAATG
This is a stretch of genomic DNA from Deltaproteobacteria bacterium. It encodes these proteins:
- a CDS encoding permease, coding for MGLESDHSCCDEPRKRAWYKNRLILASLASGGLFVSGWIFPLLKPFQQSFLHYVRLTWWALLLGFLLAGLIDRYIPSRYISKILAHPSKRTIIYSAGLGLILSACSHGILAIAMQLHKKGASGPAIISFLLGSPWANLPVTLLLVSLFKINGFLIILSAILVSIVTGFIFLALDRAGLIEKNKNTLTVDSDFSIGNDLKRRWNRNRAVYLHAPLKKIGSDLVLILHGSWSLANMILWWLLIGITLASLIGAFVPPTFFNNYLGRTVTGLLLTLVAATVIEICSEGSAPLAFEIYKNTGALGNTFAFLMGGFVTDYTEVGLVGTNLGWRTALWMVGVALPQVFLIGWLLNQVF